One segment of Echeneis naucrates chromosome 15, fEcheNa1.1, whole genome shotgun sequence DNA contains the following:
- the LOC115055765 gene encoding probable E3 ubiquitin-protein ligase TRIML1, whose amino-acid sequence MSERLEKHQESLKKQREAVKFRLKKLAARQSEITKKSSVIRKNIIRKYQEIQAALDEDLRITLSHLEMEERAAVAALDGLMERNCSLIQEIEQDLARLGVALDQTRAEAEAMSFFSHPEQHDMETVDRVMDVLNRTDPSSVNLDEAKAEQILSLTNNMLLLISSQTPIMKKLIESYSSEVCLDPETSHPKLIVSHRGDSATYTDTWQQLQDLPGRFDTTLNVISLQSFTSGRHYWELDVTGKTYWELGVTYPTIPRKGTTEDCWLGRGHESWCVEFFDGEYTAWHGGVPHQLPFTKRFRRIGIMCSFPAGSVTFLEADKMTPLFSFCAGTFSNCLHLALCPGHDHNGANAKPIVICNTPSPTSDL is encoded by the exons ATGTCG GAGAGGTTAGAAAAACATCAGGAGAGTCTAAAGAAGCAAAGAGAAGCAGTGAAATTCAGACTGAAGAAACTGGCAGCGCGGCAATCAGAAATCACT AAAAAGTCCTCTGTGATAAGGAAGAATATCATAAGGAAATATCAGGAGATCCAGGCTGCCCTGGATGAGGACCTGAGGATTACCCTCTCCCACCTGGAGATGGAGGAGCGGGCTGCGGTGGCTGCtctggatggactgatggagaGGAACTGCTCTCTAATCCAGGAGATAGAACAGGACCTGGCCAGACTCGGTGTGGCACTAGACCAGACCAGGGCAGAGGCTGAGGCAATG tCTTTCTTTTCACACCCTGAGCAACACGACATGGAGACAGTGGACAG AGTGATGGATGTGCTCAACAGGACGGACCCAAGCAGTGTGAACCTGGACGAGGCTAAAGCTGAACAGATCCTCAGCCTCACCAACAACATGCTTCTGCTCATCAGCTCGCAGACACCAATCATGAAGAAACTGATCGAGAGCT ATTCCAGTGAGGTTTGTCTGGACCCAGAGACGTCCCATCCAAAGCTGATCGTCTCCCATCGAGGTGACAGTGCCACCTACACCGACACCTGGCAGCAACTTCAGGACCTCCCCGGACGCTTCGACACCACTCTGAATGTCATCAGCTTGCAAAGCTTCACCTCTGGTCGCCATTATTGGGAGTTGGACGTGACTGGGAAGACCTACTGGGAGCTGGGGGTCACCTATCCCACTATTCCCCGCAAGGGCACCACAGAGGACTGCTGGCTGGGGCGGGGGCATGAGTCCTGGTGCGTGGAGTTTTTTGATGGGGAGTATACAGCCTGGCACGGAGGGGTGCCCCATCAGCTGCCTTTCACAAAACGCTTCCGCCGGATTGGTATAATGTGTAGTTTCCCTGCGGGATCGGTGACTTTTCTCGAGGCGGACAAAATGACGCCTCTGTTCTCGTTCTGTGCAGGAACTTTCTCAAACTGCCTCCACCTGGCCCTGTGTCCTGGCCATGACCACAATGGCGCCAATGCAAAGCCTATTGTAATCTGTAATACTCCTTCTCCGACCAGTGATCTTTGA